The DNA window TCAGCGCACCCAATCCTACAGCCACCGAGCAGGCAGCGAGGCTTCCCCTAAGCGTGAAGGAATTCATGACGCCTCTGCCCAGTATGAGACCAAAGACGAAGTATTCAAGGAAATGAAGCACCTTGTCAATATGCGGAATCTTCGCTGGAATTGGCAGCTTTGGTATCGAAGAAAATGAGAAAATCAGGGTTATGTAAATCAGAGCCGGAAGCCAGTACCGAAGGAACTTCTGAAATCCGCTCAGAGAACCGGGTAATTCATTCGGCCCCTCTACATATTTTCCGTCTTTCAACATGCCTCCCAGGTAAAATCTTCTACAGACTCTGTCAGACAGCAATCATTCGGCGTTGAATGTGAGTTTCGCAGGCCGGCCAAGGATGGACTCGCATCACAGACCCACGCCCCTGCGATCAGCAGCGAGACTCCCTGTCATCCCGCCCTTCACTAGTGCTGTGTCACATAAATTCGCGAACTTATTATGCGGTGCCCCAGCACTT is part of the Candidatus Eisenbacteria bacterium genome and encodes:
- a CDS encoding VanZ family protein: MKDGKYVEGPNELPGSLSGFQKFLRYWLPALIYITLIFSFSSIPKLPIPAKIPHIDKVLHFLEYFVFGLILGRGVMNSFTLRGSLAACSVAVGLGALTGAGDEYFQRSVPGKVSSVYDFTADVVGLVVAQLVLIKVRAMWHKRKGTEMSRLA